From the genome of Azospira restricta, one region includes:
- a CDS encoding OprD family outer membrane porin, with amino-acid sequence MDRRIKAGMLAALIGGLPQALMAADGEHNFELKARGVYWDDESLVYPTKTNKNPKATDYQQSALGLQLNYQSPYWGGIIGTDISAYGVARLGDSGTPTSNLVDVGNNGQLRDSYLTAGQALVKLKYQDFAQAKFGRQLQNSLLLKSTNTRAVPDTYSGASASLKPLAGLTIYGAVYDEWRSRSTGHFEKFRTEATAAKLRKEIDYVGILGASYAKGPVSVTAEYLNSKDYLSKFGLVGAYTIPLDKNSLKLSAGLFTSRDAGSLFVCSAEKELDCTGTSRLDNDGKGVYLDAEWKVSNFTVGAAVAKFDGFWIEDNFAVDATKTGSLTQDHGTNPFPTAAGLGPDLSNRDEIVGSVRLAYDWKNFVPGLTTGFKYSRGSGAKSSNLNNSAEGREHYREFTVAYALPFVKNLSARYVYMNYDSHVENGSTSATIKGMPRQDWEQHRFYVDYSYQF; translated from the coding sequence ATGGATAGGAGAATCAAGGCGGGAATGCTGGCGGCGCTGATTGGCGGTCTGCCGCAGGCGCTTATGGCTGCTGACGGAGAACACAACTTCGAACTGAAGGCACGCGGGGTTTATTGGGATGACGAAAGCCTCGTTTACCCGACCAAGACCAACAAGAATCCCAAAGCGACTGACTACCAGCAGAGTGCGCTGGGGCTTCAACTCAACTACCAGTCGCCCTACTGGGGCGGCATCATCGGCACCGACATCTCCGCCTACGGCGTCGCCCGCCTGGGGGACAGCGGCACGCCGACGAGCAATCTCGTCGACGTCGGCAACAATGGCCAGCTTCGCGATTCCTACCTGACGGCCGGCCAGGCGCTGGTCAAGCTCAAGTACCAGGATTTCGCACAGGCGAAGTTCGGCCGCCAATTGCAGAACAGCCTGCTGCTGAAGAGTACGAATACCCGCGCCGTACCGGATACCTATTCCGGTGCCAGTGCATCGCTCAAGCCGCTCGCCGGGTTGACGATCTATGGCGCGGTCTACGACGAGTGGCGCTCGCGCAGCACTGGCCACTTCGAGAAATTCAGGACCGAGGCGACTGCTGCCAAGCTGCGCAAGGAAATCGACTATGTCGGCATTCTTGGCGCTAGCTATGCCAAGGGGCCGGTGTCGGTGACCGCCGAGTACCTGAATTCCAAGGATTACCTGTCGAAATTCGGCCTGGTCGGCGCCTATACCATTCCGCTGGACAAGAATTCGCTCAAGCTCTCCGCCGGCCTGTTCACGTCGCGCGATGCTGGCTCGCTGTTCGTCTGTTCCGCCGAGAAGGAGCTCGACTGCACCGGAACGTCCCGTCTCGACAATGACGGCAAGGGCGTTTATCTGGACGCCGAGTGGAAAGTGAGCAACTTCACGGTCGGTGCCGCCGTCGCGAAATTCGACGGCTTCTGGATCGAAGACAATTTTGCGGTAGATGCCACGAAGACGGGCAGCCTGACCCAGGATCACGGCACCAACCCCTTCCCGACCGCTGCCGGCCTCGGTCCTGACCTGAGCAACCGGGACGAGATCGTCGGCTCGGTTCGTCTCGCCTACGACTGGAAAAACTTCGTTCCCGGACTGACGACCGGCTTCAAGTATTCGCGCGGAAGCGGCGCCAAGAGCAGTAACCTGAACAATTCGGCGGAAGGCCGCGAACACTATCGAGAGTTTACCGTCGCGTATGCGCTCCCGTTCGTGAAGAACCTGAGTGCTCGCTACGTCTACATGAACTACGATTCGCACGTCGAAAACGGTTCGACCTCGGCGACGATCAAGGGCATGCCCCGCCAGGATTGGGAACAGCACCGCTTCTACGTCGATTACTCCTACCAGTTCTGA
- a CDS encoding 4-oxalomesaconate tautomerase: protein MLFSIPCTFMRGGTSKGPYFHARDLPQDAEARDRLLLLAMGSPHVRQIDGIGGGDTLTSKVVIVSPSQRPGVDIDYLFAQVSIETATVDTTPNCGNMLAGVGPFAIENGLVVAADPVTTLRIFNVNTNKVVEAVVQTPGGKVSYEGDARIDGVPGTGAPIQLNFLNATGAKTGRLFPTGSRTDVVDGVTVSLIDFATPLVFVPAVALGKTGHESKQALDADASLKARLESIRLQIAEKAGLGDVHDKVLPKIALVARPAATGVIASRYFTPWSCHSAYAVTGALCLSATSVIPGTVVNDLARLDEHDPCLVTIEQPAGTLDIRLQIAGDLAADEPSIVSAGLIRTARKLFQGNVLLPLESAAAADVGLARFIDAE from the coding sequence ATGCTGTTCAGCATTCCCTGCACCTTTATGCGCGGGGGGACATCGAAAGGGCCTTACTTCCACGCGCGTGACCTGCCGCAGGACGCCGAGGCGCGCGACCGGCTTCTGCTGCTGGCTATGGGCTCGCCCCATGTCCGTCAGATCGACGGCATCGGCGGCGGCGACACGCTGACCAGCAAGGTCGTCATCGTCAGTCCGTCCCAACGCCCGGGGGTCGATATTGACTACCTGTTCGCCCAGGTCTCGATCGAAACGGCGACCGTGGATACGACCCCGAACTGCGGCAACATGCTGGCCGGGGTCGGTCCGTTCGCGATCGAGAATGGCTTGGTGGTGGCGGCCGACCCCGTTACCACCCTGCGCATTTTCAACGTCAATACCAACAAGGTGGTCGAGGCGGTCGTTCAGACCCCGGGGGGGAAGGTGAGCTATGAGGGCGACGCGCGAATTGACGGGGTTCCCGGCACGGGCGCGCCGATCCAGCTGAATTTCCTGAACGCCACCGGCGCCAAAACGGGACGCCTGTTTCCTACCGGCAGCCGGACCGACGTGGTCGACGGCGTCACCGTGTCGCTGATCGATTTTGCGACGCCGCTGGTGTTTGTTCCCGCGGTCGCCCTGGGCAAGACGGGGCATGAGAGCAAACAGGCGCTGGATGCCGATGCCTCGCTGAAAGCCCGCCTCGAGTCGATCCGCCTGCAGATCGCCGAAAAGGCCGGGCTCGGCGATGTGCACGACAAGGTGCTGCCGAAGATCGCGCTGGTGGCAAGGCCCGCGGCCACGGGGGTGATCGCCTCGCGCTATTTCACGCCTTGGAGCTGCCATTCGGCCTATGCCGTCACCGGTGCGCTCTGCCTGTCGGCAACCAGCGTCATTCCGGGAACGGTGGTGAACGATCTGGCTCGGCTTGACGAGCACGACCCATGTCTCGTCACCATCGAGCAGCCGGCCGGCACCCTCGACATTCGCCTGCAGATCGCTGGCGATCTCGCTGCCGACGAACCGAGCATCGTCTCGGCTGGCCTGATCCGGACCGCCCGCAAGCTGTTCCAGGGGAATGTCCTGCTGCCGCTCGAGAGCGCTGCTGCGGCAGATGTCGGGCTCGCTCGTTTTATTGATGCCGAGTAG
- a CDS encoding D-2-hydroxyacid dehydrogenase family protein, with the protein MNRITVLDDYQGVVARLDSVRVLDGLAVELDVLTRRISDENELLRVLRDTDTLVLIRERTRISSRLIAALPRLRLIVQTGRLSDCIDLAACARHGVAVRDGSGNPIAPAELTWALILAASRRLVGYAGQLARGRWQRSTPELADEQLGRALCGRTLGIWGYGRIGRRVAAVGDAFGMRVVAHGREQSQQAAEADGVAYLADRRDFLAQVDVLSLHLRLCAETRHLIRRDDLAAMRPDALLVNTSRAELLAPRALLDALGDGRPGAAAIDVFECEPDGVGDYLDHPCILCTPHLGFVEQDTYEAYFREAFTHVRDFIRDAGGGSAI; encoded by the coding sequence ATGAACCGGATCACCGTGCTGGATGACTACCAGGGCGTCGTCGCCCGCCTCGACTCGGTGCGTGTGCTCGACGGGCTGGCCGTCGAACTCGATGTGCTGACCCGCCGGATCAGCGACGAGAACGAATTGCTCCGGGTGTTGCGGGATACCGATACCCTCGTTCTGATCCGCGAGCGGACCCGTATTTCGTCGCGGCTGATCGCGGCATTGCCGCGCCTGCGCTTGATCGTGCAGACCGGCCGTCTGAGCGACTGCATCGACCTCGCGGCCTGCGCGCGACATGGTGTTGCCGTGCGCGACGGCAGCGGTAATCCGATCGCTCCGGCCGAGTTGACCTGGGCGCTGATCCTCGCTGCCTCCCGTCGCCTGGTGGGCTATGCCGGGCAACTGGCACGCGGGCGATGGCAACGCAGCACGCCGGAACTCGCTGATGAACAGCTCGGGCGTGCGCTCTGCGGGCGCACGCTGGGTATTTGGGGGTACGGCAGGATCGGACGACGGGTGGCGGCGGTCGGGGACGCTTTCGGCATGCGCGTTGTTGCGCACGGCCGTGAGCAGTCGCAGCAGGCGGCAGAGGCCGATGGCGTCGCCTACCTCGCTGATCGGCGCGATTTCCTGGCACAGGTCGATGTGCTTAGCCTGCACTTGCGGCTCTGCGCCGAGACGCGCCACTTGATCCGTCGCGACGACCTGGCCGCGATGCGGCCGGATGCGCTGCTGGTCAACACCAGCCGCGCCGAGCTGCTTGCGCCCCGCGCCCTGCTTGACGCCCTCGGCGATGGCCGCCCGGGTGCCGCGGCCATCGATGTCTTCGAGTGCGAACCGGACGGTGTCGGTGACTATCTCGACCATCCGTGCATCCTGTGCACCCCGCATCTCGGCTTTGTTGAGCAGGACACCTACGAGGCCTATTTCCGCGAAGCGTTCACGCATGTGCGCGACTTCATTCGCGATGCCGGGGGCGGCTCCGCCATTTAA
- a CDS encoding MFS transporter yields MRFPRALTGWPAIRSSFAQQWARSWRALRHRSYRLYFAGQSVSILGSWLQQVALGWLAYRTTGSATLLGSVAFLSQIPQLFVAPLAGIIIDRSDIRRLMLAVQSGMAIQALLLALVTWQGGVETWHILFAAAVFGVLNSFDVPLRHAYTSQLVADRGDLPNAVALNSLFFNTARFVGPPLAGAVLTLASEAVCFALNGLSFLAIIGVLAGLKTRSPAHCSAGFRAAMAEGGSYIRRNFAVRRLLLQVALLNFLAANYVPLMPAFVRDVFRGGPEMLGILLGSAGAGALLAALALVARPTVRGLSGSIASGNLLTGCALLAFAIAPDAWLACAMLFLLGFGLINGNASSNTILQTILPERLRGRVLAVYAAANLGAAALGGLCSGALADLAGPRNTLVFLGGMLIMTSFYFRLRLEEFRMHLRPIYAQLGISRPESKEGGSS; encoded by the coding sequence ATGCGTTTTCCCCGTGCGCTGACCGGATGGCCTGCCATCCGGTCTTCTTTCGCGCAGCAGTGGGCCCGCTCCTGGCGCGCCTTGCGCCATCGGAGCTACCGCCTCTACTTCGCTGGTCAGTCGGTTTCCATTCTCGGCAGCTGGCTGCAACAGGTGGCGCTCGGCTGGCTGGCCTATCGGACGACCGGTTCGGCGACGCTGCTCGGCAGCGTCGCCTTCCTTTCGCAGATTCCGCAGCTCTTCGTGGCGCCGCTGGCCGGCATCATCATTGACCGCTCGGACATCCGGCGCCTGATGCTGGCGGTGCAGTCCGGGATGGCCATACAGGCGCTGCTGCTGGCACTCGTCACCTGGCAGGGAGGGGTGGAAACCTGGCACATCCTGTTCGCGGCCGCGGTCTTCGGCGTCCTCAACAGTTTCGACGTCCCTCTGCGGCATGCCTACACCAGCCAGCTGGTGGCCGACCGCGGTGATCTGCCGAATGCGGTGGCCCTCAATTCGCTGTTCTTCAACACCGCCCGCTTCGTCGGCCCGCCGCTTGCCGGCGCGGTGCTGACGCTGGCTTCGGAGGCGGTCTGCTTCGCGCTCAACGGGCTCTCCTTCCTGGCCATCATCGGTGTTCTCGCCGGTCTGAAAACGCGCTCGCCGGCGCACTGCTCGGCGGGCTTCCGGGCCGCGATGGCGGAGGGGGGCAGTTACATCCGGCGCAACTTTGCAGTGCGCCGGCTATTGCTGCAGGTGGCGCTGCTCAACTTCCTGGCGGCCAACTACGTACCGCTGATGCCGGCTTTCGTACGTGACGTTTTTCGCGGCGGTCCGGAAATGCTCGGCATCCTGCTCGGCAGTGCCGGCGCTGGGGCGCTGCTGGCCGCGCTGGCGCTGGTTGCGCGGCCGACGGTGCGCGGCCTGAGCGGTTCGATCGCATCGGGCAATCTGCTCACGGGATGTGCGCTGCTGGCCTTCGCCATCGCGCCGGACGCGTGGCTGGCCTGCGCCATGCTGTTCCTGCTTGGCTTTGGTCTGATCAACGGCAACGCATCGAGCAACACCATCCTGCAGACGATCTTGCCGGAGCGCCTGCGCGGACGTGTGCTCGCCGTCTATGCTGCGGCCAACCTCGGTGCCGCTGCCCTGGGCGGACTGTGCAGCGGTGCGCTGGCCGATCTCGCCGGACCTCGCAATACCCTGGTCTTCCTCGGTGGCATGCTGATCATGACTTCGTTCTACTTTCGCTTGCGCCTGGAGGAATTTCGCATGCACCTGCGGCCGATCTATGCACAGCTCGGCATTTCCCGGCCCGAGTCGAAGGAGGGGGGGAGTTCATGA
- the tcuB gene encoding tricarballylate utilization 4Fe-4S protein TcuB, whose amino-acid sequence MQQLERLVAEARDLAAGAIPLTDKEVEVGRIMKICNACRYCEGFCAVFPAMTRRLEFDKADVHYLANLCHNCGACLHACQYAPPHEFAVNVPQAMARVRGETYSSYAWPAALGSLYKRNGLTVALALAGALALFLMLAMMAAGGLLHRPLAGNFYAVFPHNTLVLMFGTVFGFAVLALGLGVRRFWRDVAPGALGSGAAAEAAGHVLALKYLDGGHGEGCNNEDDTFSLQRRRFHHFTFYGFMLCFAATAVATLYHYLFGWHAPYALNSVPVLLGVAGGIGLLIGPAGLLWLNLRRHPLHGDAAQKPMDIGFIVLLLLTSSTGLLLLGLRDTAAMGLLLALHLGVVMALFLTLPYGKFAHGVFRSAALLKWSIEKRLPNRLQLASD is encoded by the coding sequence ATGCAGCAGCTTGAACGACTCGTCGCCGAGGCGCGGGACCTCGCCGCCGGCGCGATTCCGCTGACGGACAAAGAGGTCGAGGTCGGCCGCATCATGAAGATTTGCAACGCCTGCCGCTATTGCGAGGGCTTCTGCGCCGTCTTCCCGGCGATGACGCGTCGCCTGGAATTCGACAAGGCTGACGTTCACTACCTGGCGAACCTCTGCCACAACTGCGGCGCTTGTCTGCATGCCTGCCAGTACGCGCCGCCGCACGAATTTGCGGTGAATGTGCCGCAGGCGATGGCCAGGGTGCGTGGCGAGACCTACTCCAGCTACGCGTGGCCGGCGGCGCTCGGCAGTCTCTACAAGCGTAACGGCCTGACCGTCGCGCTGGCGCTCGCAGGCGCGCTGGCGCTGTTTCTGATGCTGGCGATGATGGCTGCCGGCGGTCTTCTCCATCGGCCGCTGGCCGGAAATTTCTACGCGGTCTTTCCGCATAACACGCTGGTGTTGATGTTCGGCACGGTCTTTGGCTTTGCCGTCCTTGCCCTTGGCCTGGGCGTACGCCGCTTCTGGCGCGACGTTGCGCCCGGTGCGCTCGGCAGCGGAGCGGCGGCCGAGGCGGCGGGCCATGTCCTTGCGCTGAAATATCTGGATGGCGGCCACGGCGAGGGCTGCAACAACGAAGATGACACCTTCTCGCTGCAGCGCCGCCGCTTCCACCATTTCACCTTCTACGGTTTCATGCTCTGCTTCGCCGCGACCGCCGTCGCTACGCTCTACCACTACCTGTTCGGCTGGCATGCGCCGTATGCGCTAAACAGCGTGCCGGTCCTGCTCGGCGTCGCCGGCGGTATTGGCTTGCTGATCGGCCCGGCCGGGTTGCTGTGGCTCAACCTGCGCCGGCATCCCTTGCACGGCGACGCCGCACAGAAGCCGATGGACATCGGTTTCATCGTGCTGCTGCTGCTGACCAGCAGCACCGGTCTGCTGCTGCTCGGCCTGCGCGACACTGCCGCCATGGGGCTGCTGCTCGCCCTGCATCTGGGCGTGGTGATGGCCTTGTTCCTGACCCTTCCGTACGGCAAGTTCGCGCACGGCGTGTTCCGTTCGGCGGCGCTGCTGAAATGGTCGATCGAGAAGCGCCTGCCGAACCGGCTGCAGTTGGCTTCCGATTAA
- the tcuA gene encoding FAD-dependent tricarballylate dehydrogenase TcuA, protein MSDQNPPTVDVLVIGGGNAALCAALMAREAGASVLLLEAAPRDCRGGNSGHTRNLRCMHDAPQDVLTGAYPEEEFWQDLLKVTGGNTDEQLARLAIRESSRCRGWMRRHGVHFQPSLSGTLQLSRTNAFFMGGGKALVNAYYRSAECLGVQIRYAAPVDRLEISDGRFRAAWVGDERITARACVLAAGGFESNREWLREAWGQNADGEWPADNFAIRGTRFNQGVLLKAMMNAGADFIGDPSQSHCVAVDARAPLYDGGICTRIDCVSLGIVVNKFGQRFYDEGEDFWPKRYAIWGRLVAQQPGQVGYSIIDAKAVGRFMPPVFPGAQAATLEELAGQLALEPQSFVRTVREYNAACRVGSFDHTVLDDCHTEGLAPAKTHWALPLDTPPYYGYPLKPGITFTYLGLKVDEAAAAHFAGRPSPNLFVAGEMMAGNILGQGYTAGVGMTIGTVFGRIAGARAAAAACKQGADHAAA, encoded by the coding sequence ATGAGCGATCAGAATCCCCCAACCGTCGATGTTCTGGTCATTGGCGGCGGCAACGCGGCGCTGTGCGCGGCGCTGATGGCCCGCGAGGCCGGCGCTTCGGTGCTGCTGCTGGAGGCCGCGCCGCGCGACTGCCGCGGCGGAAATTCCGGGCACACCCGCAACCTGCGCTGCATGCACGACGCCCCTCAGGACGTGCTGACCGGGGCCTATCCGGAAGAGGAGTTCTGGCAGGATTTGCTCAAGGTGACCGGCGGCAACACCGACGAACAGCTGGCCCGCCTGGCCATCCGCGAATCGTCCCGGTGTCGGGGCTGGATGCGCAGGCACGGCGTTCATTTCCAGCCTTCGCTGTCGGGCACGCTGCAGTTGTCGCGGACCAACGCCTTCTTCATGGGCGGCGGCAAGGCCCTGGTCAATGCCTACTACCGGAGCGCCGAGTGCTTGGGCGTGCAGATCCGCTACGCGGCGCCGGTGGACCGGCTGGAGATCAGTGATGGCCGTTTCCGTGCGGCCTGGGTCGGCGACGAGCGAATCACCGCCCGCGCCTGCGTGCTGGCCGCCGGCGGCTTCGAGTCCAACCGCGAATGGCTGCGCGAGGCCTGGGGGCAGAATGCCGATGGCGAGTGGCCGGCAGACAACTTCGCGATTCGCGGCACCCGCTTCAATCAGGGCGTGCTGCTCAAGGCCATGATGAATGCCGGCGCCGACTTCATCGGTGACCCCTCGCAATCCCACTGCGTAGCTGTCGATGCGCGGGCACCGCTCTACGATGGAGGAATTTGCACGCGGATCGACTGTGTCTCGCTCGGCATCGTGGTCAACAAGTTCGGCCAGCGCTTCTACGACGAGGGCGAGGACTTCTGGCCCAAGCGCTACGCCATCTGGGGCCGCCTCGTTGCCCAGCAGCCGGGGCAGGTGGGCTACTCGATCATCGACGCCAAGGCCGTCGGCCGCTTCATGCCTCCCGTCTTTCCGGGAGCGCAGGCCGCTACGCTGGAGGAATTGGCCGGCCAGCTCGCTTTGGAACCGCAATCCTTCGTGCGTACCGTACGGGAATACAACGCCGCCTGCCGGGTCGGCAGCTTCGACCACACCGTGCTCGACGACTGCCACACCGAGGGCCTGGCGCCGGCCAAGACGCACTGGGCGTTGCCGCTGGATACGCCGCCCTACTACGGCTATCCGCTGAAGCCCGGGATCACCTTCACCTACCTCGGGCTCAAGGTCGACGAGGCCGCTGCCGCCCACTTCGCCGGCCGGCCCAGCCCGAACCTCTTCGTTGCCGGCGAGATGATGGCAGGGAACATCCTCGGCCAAGGCTATACCGCCGGGGTCGGCATGACCATCGGTACGGTTTTTGGCCGTATCGCCGGGGCGCGGGCTGCCGCAGCGGCCTGTAAGCAGGGAGCCGATCATGCAGCAGCTTGA
- a CDS encoding LysR substrate-binding domain-containing protein, whose protein sequence is MELRQLRYLVRTIELGSISQAALDLGVAQSAVSLQIQRLEGELATRLLQRTPSGVVPTDAGLAFLAHAQLALRHADEAMLAARQSRLSGVVSLGLAATTAGVLGVPLLQAMQKQYPDIRIHLVEGMSGHLGQMLNARELDLAILFGAEQARRWSVQHLLDEQLFFVCGAEAGQDELPTTLVAIGDRPLVLPTHRHGLRRVIDTAFAALNRQPNIVAEVDSLTVLMDMVAAGMAASLQPWSALARLPAAGGRLRWSEIADAGTARRNLLCSLSDDELSPAARATRGVLRQVVGQLVEDGRWQGVTKGYLESR, encoded by the coding sequence ATGGAACTGCGGCAACTGCGTTACCTGGTCCGGACCATCGAACTGGGCAGCATCAGCCAGGCGGCGCTCGATCTGGGCGTCGCGCAGTCCGCCGTCAGCCTGCAGATCCAGCGTCTGGAAGGGGAGCTGGCCACCCGCCTGCTGCAACGTACACCAAGCGGGGTGGTGCCGACCGATGCCGGCCTCGCCTTTTTGGCGCATGCGCAATTGGCCCTGCGCCACGCCGACGAGGCGATGCTGGCGGCCCGGCAGTCGCGGCTGTCCGGCGTCGTCAGCCTGGGGCTGGCGGCGACGACCGCCGGCGTGCTCGGCGTGCCGCTGCTGCAGGCGATGCAAAAGCAGTATCCCGATATCCGCATCCATCTGGTCGAAGGCATGTCCGGGCATCTCGGGCAGATGCTCAATGCCCGTGAACTCGATCTCGCCATCCTGTTCGGCGCCGAGCAGGCGCGGCGCTGGAGCGTTCAGCATCTGCTCGACGAGCAGCTGTTCTTCGTCTGCGGTGCCGAAGCCGGGCAGGACGAACTGCCGACGACGCTGGTCGCGATCGGCGACCGGCCGCTGGTCTTGCCGACCCATCGCCACGGCTTGCGCCGGGTCATCGATACAGCTTTTGCCGCCTTGAACCGCCAGCCCAATATCGTCGCCGAAGTCGATTCGCTGACCGTGCTGATGGACATGGTCGCGGCCGGCATGGCCGCCAGCCTGCAACCCTGGTCGGCCCTGGCGCGCCTGCCGGCAGCCGGCGGCCGGCTGCGCTGGTCGGAAATCGCCGACGCCGGGACCGCGAGGCGCAACCTGCTGTGCAGCCTGTCCGACGACGAGTTGTCGCCCGCGGCGCGGGCTACCCGGGGCGTTCTCCGCCAAGTGGTTGGGCAACTGGTCGAGGACGGGCGCTGGCAGGGTGTCACCAAGGGGTATCTCGAATCGAGATAG
- a CDS encoding class-II fumarase/aspartase family protein: MGASIIDSSIFGNIFSTDAMRRVWSDRNRTEKYLDIERALAVVQGRLGIIPQEAAAEIVRNCDIDKIDMDKLRAQTERIGYPVLGVVSQLNALCRDRLGEYCHWGATTQDITDTATVLQIREALDLVETELNAICAALAELSRRYRDTPVIGRSNLQQAIPVTFGFKTAAILAGMERHRERLRQLRPRVLMGEFGGACGTLASIEKGAMETQSGLMEELGLAQPDIAWHTVRDTIAEVGAFLGLVGGSLGKIAMDVKLMMQHEVAEVFEPFAPGRGSSSTMPQKRNPISSCYIHAAVSVVRQHAAALMDAMIADHERSTGPWEIEWIALPEAFCLIAGALKQTRFVLEGLEVDPAAMIANIELTNGLVMSEAVMMGLGPYIGREYAHDLVYDLCRAAIKSDRPLLDLLAEHPEIKPHLDRAALAKLCDPANYLGQAGVMVDQVLKRAAESR; this comes from the coding sequence ATGGGCGCGAGCATCATCGACTCCAGTATCTTCGGCAACATCTTCAGCACCGACGCGATGCGCCGGGTCTGGTCCGACCGTAACCGCACGGAAAAATATCTCGATATCGAGCGGGCGCTGGCCGTCGTCCAGGGGCGGCTGGGCATCATCCCGCAGGAGGCGGCCGCCGAGATCGTCAGGAACTGCGACATCGACAAGATCGACATGGACAAGCTGCGCGCGCAGACCGAACGCATCGGCTATCCGGTGCTCGGCGTCGTCTCGCAGCTCAACGCGCTGTGCCGCGACCGCCTCGGCGAATATTGCCACTGGGGTGCGACGACGCAGGACATCACCGATACCGCGACGGTGCTGCAGATCCGGGAGGCGCTCGATCTGGTCGAAACCGAGCTGAACGCGATCTGTGCCGCGCTGGCCGAGCTGTCGCGCCGCTACCGCGATACACCGGTGATCGGCCGCAGCAACCTGCAGCAGGCGATTCCGGTGACCTTCGGCTTCAAGACGGCGGCCATCCTCGCCGGCATGGAGCGCCACCGCGAACGCCTGCGGCAACTGCGCCCGCGCGTGCTGATGGGCGAATTCGGCGGTGCCTGCGGCACGCTGGCTTCGATCGAGAAGGGGGCGATGGAAACCCAGTCCGGCCTGATGGAGGAGCTGGGCCTGGCCCAGCCGGACATCGCCTGGCATACCGTGCGCGACACCATCGCCGAAGTGGGGGCCTTCCTCGGCCTCGTCGGCGGCTCGCTCGGCAAGATCGCGATGGACGTCAAGCTGATGATGCAGCACGAAGTCGCCGAGGTTTTCGAACCCTTTGCGCCGGGTCGCGGTTCCAGCAGCACGATGCCGCAGAAGCGCAACCCGATCTCCAGTTGCTACATCCACGCCGCCGTCTCGGTTGTGCGTCAGCACGCCGCGGCGCTGATGGACGCGATGATCGCCGACCACGAGCGCTCGACCGGGCCATGGGAAATCGAATGGATCGCCCTGCCGGAAGCCTTCTGCCTGATCGCCGGCGCCCTGAAGCAGACGCGCTTTGTGCTCGAAGGCCTGGAAGTCGATCCGGCGGCGATGATCGCCAACATCGAATTGACCAACGGCCTGGTGATGTCGGAAGCGGTGATGATGGGCCTGGGGCCCTATATCGGCCGCGAATATGCCCACGACCTGGTCTATGACCTGTGCCGGGCCGCGATCAAGAGCGACCGTCCGCTGCTCGACCTGCTGGCCGAACATCCGGAAATCAAGCCCCACCTCGACCGGGCGGCGTTGGCCAAGCTGTGCGATCCGGCCAACTACCTCGGCCAGGCCGGGGTGATGGTGGACCAGGTGCTCAAGCGGGCCGCCGAATCCCGATGA
- a CDS encoding HpcH/HpaI aldolase/citrate lyase family protein → MLPVSYLFVPGNRPERFDKALAAGAGAIILDLEDAVAPADKDAARSAIAAWVAGAAVARERLVVRVNDALSPWYADDLALVRDAGITQVMLPKAEFAGQVAATLAAIGGNGVVLPLVETARGIGNVEQIALSDGVQRIAFGTLDYAVDLNLSGDERGLIYPYSRIAIASRSAELAAPIAGVTPSIDDLARTEADFAFARSFGFAAKMCIHPKQVEVVERLAMPTESEVLWARKVLAAAGNSAGAVQVDGKMVDRPVLLKAESILARSQASHRN, encoded by the coding sequence ATGCTGCCCGTCAGCTACCTGTTCGTTCCCGGCAATCGCCCGGAGCGCTTTGACAAGGCACTCGCTGCCGGGGCGGGCGCCATCATCCTCGACCTCGAAGACGCGGTGGCCCCGGCTGACAAGGATGCGGCACGCAGTGCCATCGCGGCCTGGGTGGCGGGCGCTGCCGTTGCGCGGGAACGCCTGGTCGTGCGCGTCAACGACGCACTGTCGCCGTGGTACGCCGACGACTTGGCCCTGGTCCGCGATGCAGGCATTACGCAGGTGATGCTGCCGAAGGCGGAATTCGCCGGGCAGGTGGCGGCGACGCTGGCCGCGATCGGCGGCAACGGAGTCGTCCTGCCGCTGGTCGAGACGGCCCGCGGCATCGGCAATGTAGAGCAGATCGCCTTGTCCGACGGTGTGCAGCGGATCGCCTTCGGCACCCTCGATTACGCCGTCGACCTGAACCTGTCGGGCGACGAGCGTGGGCTCATTTATCCCTACAGCCGGATCGCCATCGCCTCGCGCTCGGCGGAGTTGGCGGCGCCGATCGCCGGCGTCACGCCGAGCATCGATGATCTGGCGCGTACCGAGGCCGACTTCGCCTTTGCCCGAAGCTTCGGGTTCGCCGCCAAGATGTGCATCCATCCGAAGCAGGTGGAGGTCGTCGAGCGCCTCGCCATGCCGACCGAAAGCGAGGTGCTGTGGGCGCGGAAGGTGCTCGCCGCCGCCGGCAATTCGGCCGGCGCGGTGCAGGTCGACGGCAAGATGGTCGACCGGCCGGTGCTGCTCAAGGCCGAGTCCATCCTCGCGCGCAGCCAGGCATCGCACCGCAATTGA